The genomic region ATGTTACAGGGGGAGATCCAGAGGAGTTAATCCTCTGATTATCACCCTTAGTGCAGGTACCTATGTTAACTACTGAGCCATGTTTCCTAGGGCAAAGTCACTACCACCATTCCTGTAGTCTTAGCAGGACTGGCATACAAAGAGGACACATCACCCATCTGGTCCTTGTCCTCCCTCTACCCAAGTGCTCTTTGTTTCCCAGGAACCCTCAGAAAGTCTTACCTGCCCAATGGCAGGAAACAACCACACAGCTGTGGCGGAGTTTGTCCTTCAGGTCATTTCTGAAAATCCCCGGCTCCAAGGTGTCCTCACTGCTGTATTCCTCCTCCTGTACCTGATGGCTTTTGCAGGGAACTCCCTCATCCTTATGGCCATCTGCCTGAATCCAGTCCTCCAAACACCAATGTACTTCTTTCTCACCAATCTGGCTATCTTAGACATTGTCTGCACATCCACAGTTCTCCCCAAGTTGCTGGAGAACCTGGTGGGTGAGAACGGCACCATCTCTTATGGGGGCTGCATGACCCAGCTCTTTTTCTTGACATGGATTATTGGGGCTGAGCTACTGCTACTCACAGTCATGGCCTATGACCgttatgtggccatctgccagcccctGCACTATCATTCACAGATGAGCAAGTACCTCTGTGCCTTGCTGGCAGGCAGTGTGTGGGCAATTAGTGGGGTGGATGCCTCTGTGCACACTGGACTAATGGTACAGCTAACTTTCTGCAGCCCCAATCAGATACATCATATTGTGTGTGAAATCCCCACATTGTTGCTGCTCGCCTGTAGTTCAACAAAACTGAACAACATCATGGTGGTCATTGCAGACATTTTCTTTGGGGTGGTCAACTCTCTGTTCACCATGGTATCCTACACCTTCATCATTGCCAGCATCCTGCGCATCCGCTCAGCTGAGGGCAAGCGCCGGGCCTTCTCCACTTGCTCTTCCCACCTCCTGGTGGTGGGCATGTACTACTCCACTGTCATCTACACCTACATCCTCCCTGGTTTTGGATCCTCTGTGGAAAATGGTAAAGTGGTCTCAATTCTATATACAGCTGTTAGCCCAACCCTGAACCCACTTATCTACACTCTGCGGAACAAAGATGTAAAAGTGGCGCTCAGGAGAGTGTTTCCCACATTTGGTAAATGAACTGAAATGGCCAAGGtgaatttttctctattttaagtaGCTGATTCCagaaaacaattttcaaaatatgttgCAAGTTTCAAGGGGAAGAATATAAGTAAG from Dasypus novemcinctus isolate mDasNov1 chromosome 14, mDasNov1.1.hap2, whole genome shotgun sequence harbors:
- the LOC131273377 gene encoding olfactory receptor 13A1-like, which gives rise to MAGNNHTAVAEFVLQVISENPRLQGVLTAVFLLLYLMAFAGNSLILMAICLNPVLQTPMYFFLTNLAILDIVCTSTVLPKLLENLVGENGTISYGGCMTQLFFLTWIIGAELLLLTVMAYDRYVAICQPLHYHSQMSKYLCALLAGSVWAISGVDASVHTGLMVQLTFCSPNQIHHIVCEIPTLLLLACSSTKLNNIMVVIADIFFGVVNSLFTMVSYTFIIASILRIRSAEGKRRAFSTCSSHLLVVGMYYSTVIYTYILPGFGSSVENGKVVSILYTAVSPTLNPLIYTLRNKDVKVALRRVFPTFGK